The Littorina saxatilis isolate snail1 linkage group LG13, US_GU_Lsax_2.0, whole genome shotgun sequence genome contains a region encoding:
- the LOC138946052 gene encoding uncharacterized protein, translating into MKTPGQAVCFALLFRYALCALSCNSGTNPQYVPDPDDCAFYRQCVEGEGYTRRACGTNTFWDQSLLTCTHVCGQTPEPEETTVVGTGGGEATTIAVSGSFETTEGTGGSTTSGFKTTEEDAMTTVVSTEASTNQPNKEPCTFRQQKEKRNDGPYFWTGSVSSTLTCAVRCESFEAKCQAFQVKRKAIFPWVCFLFEAASGYLLSEDAEFGFYERCNK; encoded by the exons ATGAAAACTCCAGGGCAAGCTGTTTGCTTCGCGCTCCTTTTCAG GTACGCTCTGTGCGCACTGAGCTGTAACAGTGGCACCAACCCCCAGTATGTCCCCGATCCGGATGACTGCGCTTTCTACAGACAATGTGTGGAGGGAGAGGGATACACACGCAGAGCGTGCGGTACCAATACCTTCTGGGATCAGTCGTTACTCACGTGTACCCACGTCTGTGGCCAGACACCAGAACCTGAAGAAACAACGGTGGTGGGCACAGGTGGCGGAGAGGCTACGACCATTGCGGTGTCAGGGAGTTTTGAGACTACTGAGGGGACGGGTGGTTCGACTACCTCTGGATTTAAAACGACAGAGGAAGATGCTATGACGACAGTAGTGTCAACGGAAG CTTCAACGAACCAGCCGAACAAAGAACCCTGCACATTTCGACAACAGAAAGAAAAGCGAAACGACGGGCCATATTTCTGGACCGGCTCCGTGAGCTCCACGCTGACATGCGCAGTGAGATGCGAATCTTTTGAAGCGAAGTGTCAGGCGTTTCAAGTGAAGAGGAAGGCCATTTTCCCgtgggtgtgttttttgtttgaggCCGCTTCGGGATATTTGCTGTCCGAGGACGCGGAGTTTGGTTTTTACGAGCGCTGCAATAAGTGA